From the Musa acuminata AAA Group cultivar baxijiao chromosome BXJ3-1, Cavendish_Baxijiao_AAA, whole genome shotgun sequence genome, the window GACACAACCTACGAGTCACCTTTCAATATGATCTCAGGGCGTGCGCTTCATTCAGTGATCCTGTCGAACCCTAAGTCGTGGTAGGAAGACACGGTCAGATTGTAACTCCACGAGCGAGGATAAGACACGGCGTTGGGGTTTCCATTTCTCTTGCTTCGGAAGGAGAGTTGGGTTGGAAGCCCGCCGACATCAATGGCCGTCTCCTCCACCATTTACCCTGCCTACTTCGTCTCCGCCGCCGCCGGAGACCGCCGTACTTCCGACTCCGGTGCCCATCCTCGCCCCGAGAAGCTGggctcctcctcctttctcctcGGCGGCGCACCTCGCTTCTCCGGCCTCTCTTCCGCTACGATCCTGCGGTTCCCCCCTAACTTCGTGCGCCAGCTGAGCACCAAGGCGCGTCGGAACTGCAGCAACATCGGTGTCGCGCAGATCGTGGCGGCTTCGTGGTCGAACAGCTCGCAGTCTTTCGAGGCCCCACGGTCCGCGGTCTCCGCGGACGCCGTTGTGGCTCCCGAGGTCGCGGCGGAGGACGCCAACCTCGGTGCCGGTGGTGGGTCTGAGAGTAGGTTTGTAGAGTCGCCGGTGGGGGAAGCGAAGGTTTCCGCCGCCGTTGCAAAGGCTGCAGCGTCGCTAAGCTCCGACGGGAGTCTCGCGGTTCATGCTGGTGACTGATCTATCTCGTTTACTCTTTGATGTTGCATTTTATTCTTTTCGTCTCATGATTTAAGATCTTGATGTTAAAACTGAAGATTAGGTTTTTGCTCAAATTAAATGTTTGATTTTGGGACTAAAAAAGCTATTTTTGTCATTCACATACACCTACTCCCATATTTTTTGACATTCTCTACATCTCCAATTAGCTACTTTAGGTTTTCACCcgaaaaaatataaaatcttaaCACTAATAAGCTGGTCTTTTCTCAAGAAGAAACATCAATGGAGACTACTCCAAATTGTTATAGATTGTCTGCATGTTCAATTTTCTAATCTGCTGGGTCTGTCAAAATAATTGTTCAACTGGAATTTGGAGGTCTTGCATGTTTTGTTATAAATATATTCTTGTCATGGTACTTTGTTAGGTGAGAGATTTGGGCGAGGCATAACCACAGATGCCATTACCACCCCGGTTGTTAATACCTCTGCTTACTGGTTTAACAACTCGGATGAGCTGATTGATTTCAAGGTTTGTATCAATTTTTAAAGTGTTAATACTTAATAATGTCTCTTCTGGTTTCTTCATGATCTTTGAGgtcttaattttgaaaattttggctcGGTTTTTTGTAGGAAAAGAGGCATGCTAGTTTTGAGTATGGTAGATATGGAAACCCTACTACACAGGCATTGGAGGAGAAGATGAGGTGGGTATTGGTCATGCATAATGAATATCTGGCATCAACTGCTGAATGTGTTGCATCTTGATGCTACTTCTTTGCTGGAGCAGTGCCCTGGAAAGAGCTGAATCCACATTGTTTGTGTCATCTGGCATGTATGCCAGTGTGGCTATGCTGTCATCTCTGGTTCCTGCTGGTGGGCATATTGTGATCACTACCGACTGTTATAGGAAGACAAGAATCTTCATCGAAAATGAGCTTCCCAAAATGGGAATTTCGGTAGTTTTCGAAACCTTGCATCATCTATATAATCTTTTTCTAATTGATCTTCAAGTCTGATTTTATCTTATTTGAATAGCTAGAAAGCTGTCTCAATTTATACTCATGCCATGAGGTTAATGATGTATAAATAATACTTAGTCCCTGCTAGTTTGTTGATGATCTTTCTTCATACAATTATGTGCCCAAATGACAAACTCTATTTGCCACTGTGTTATTTATTACTCATTATCCTTGAAATTCAGGTCACTGTCATTGATCCTGCTGACATTGAGTCTCTAAAAATTTCACTGGATCAAAATAATGTGAGTAAATAATGCTGCCGTTTGTTATGTTCATCATTTTAGATATTTTGTCATATTCTCCAATTGAATGGCAGCTAACAAATGTATTTTCTTCTCAGGTATCTCTTTTCTTTTCAGAATCTCCAACTAATCCATTCCTCCGATGTGTTGATATTGAGTTGGTTTCACAACTTTGCCACAACAAAGGTGTCCTGGTTTGCATAGATGGTACTTTTGCATCACCTGTCAATCAGAAGGCATTAACTCTGGGAGCTGATCTAGTTTTGCATTCTGCTACAAAGTTTATTGGTGGCCACAATGATGTAAGTCAAATGAAGCGATAAAATTGTGTTCATGGTAATTATTTTTCGGATTAAATTGTAGAAATACTATCCATTTTAGgttcttggtggttgcatcagtgGTTCAGAGGAACTTATCTCCAAAATTAGCCTGCATCATCACGTTATTGGTGGTGTTCTCAATCCTGTAAGTGAATAACCATTGCATTTCTGTAGTTGTCTTTGATTGATAGATACAAGAAGTCAGTTGTGAGGCTTCAGACATCAAGATTTAACAGTACCtggaaaaaaatttcttttatctCTTTTGTTATTTATGAAAGTTTTATATGGCAGCTTCTATAGCACTATTTGGTTCCCTAATGACTGACCTGTTATGAGTGTGTTGGTACAGTAGTCGGTCATCAATGACTGATACAAACTTGTGTGAACTGTTGCCTATAGATTTACATGTTTATCTTTGCAAGGAAACAGATCAAATATTTCCTTTCACTCAGCTGATGAGATCATATTTTCAGAATGCCGCATATATGATTCTTCGGGGCATGAAGACGCTGCATCTTCGTGTACAGAATCAGAATAGTACAGCACTAAGGATGGCCCAATTTTTAGAGGAACATCCCAAGGTATGTAAATGCAACCTTTGGTCTTTTGTATAGTTCTCAAAATTGGGTTTGGGATCAGGATGATCTAGGGACGATAAAAATCAAGATTGTTAGGATCTGCATTCTTTCTGAACTTTTTCTTCAAAAAATGACAAAGATTGTTTTGGTGgcataaatccaaggaaagtTATACTTAATTAAATCAAGACTGTTGCATTTGGATACATTCATTTAGAAAGTGCTATTAAAAAACACTTCTTTTTTTCTCTATCATCCTTGGCATTATTAGTACAATGGAAACTAGAATAATAGTATGCCTGAAGAACATATGAGtgaaagtatcattcttaacatTACTAGCAATGCccacatgcatcattatcattctGTTGTATTGCGTGATACCAATTGGATTTGATTATCTCAAGAGTGTTTTTTTCTCTTCACATCGAAAAACAGAAAAATTGTACTGAGTTCAGAAAAAGGGTAACATAATCCAGAAAAAGTGTAACATAATCATAAAATAGGGAAAAAATTAGCTCACTGTGAGTTTCTTTTGATGGCTTAATCTTTGTTTAGCTCATAGCCTTTTTGCAAATGTTCAACACTTGCTGAACAATATCTTTCACTTCTTAACTGATCTTACTTTCACTCCTGAACTGATCTTACCAAAGCCTTCTTGCTTGAAAATTTGTCCATGACTCAAATTTTCACAGTAGCAATAGCAAATGATAGGCATCATGTTGTAACATGTGATTCCCACATTTCAGTGCCATCTGGTGAACTTTAAAAAATGAGTGGCATAAATTTCCAAGCTTGCTCACCAACCTGCTTTAACCCATTTGTGATTCCAAAATTATATTGCAATTTGTCTCCTTCAGATGATGACCTCCAAGATTGGATATCTTTGGGGAGAATTGTGTTTATGAATCTCAAAACCTTTAAAGGGGATCTTATTTATAGGGAAAACGAGGGATTGTGGAAAAGAGCGATCAGGCTTAAATAATGACATCCCAGGAAGACTAGGACATGCTTTGCCCTTGCATCTCATTTGCAATCTGTATTCTCCTCATCATCTCTTCATGTAGAAGACATGGGCTCAAAAACTAATTGCATGACATTTTTTCTAATGCTCATGTGGTTTCCGTTATACTGAAAAATGTAAATAGGTTGAGTGGCTACACCTTTCTAGTGAACAATTAATGTCATGATCTAGGAAAACTGTAATTCTTTGTTCTAAAGGTTACTAGATATATGTAAATTTCCTTATTTAAATCAGAAACCAGTTTGGTAACAGTTGGCTTGCTTGATTTTGTATAAATATCCAAAACTTGCTGAAATTGTCACCCTCCAAATATTGCATAAGTCATTTTTACTGTTTGGTGTAGTTGGCTCTTTTGATGGTTTTAGATATTGGAGTGTTAAGATGTGGCCTTACATATGAGGTGTTACTCCCTCAGCCTAAGACTTCATTGTGTATACCTTATTAGTTGCTTCTTAGAAGCTGATTACTCCTTCTGCCTAAGACTCCATGCAGCTGCAAGTGCTTTCACCTTCTCAATTGACTGCGTAGACTTTTGTATTATTGTAACTAGTTATACATAATGAACTATTTTAGTGATTAATAACTACTGTGTTGAGTGGTCCATCGCCTCAACTTAATTCTTTCATTTTCCCTATTGCTGATTGTGTGACAGTAAATGATAAAACCTCCCCGTTGCAGCAAATAACGAACAAGCTAGTGTTTGGTGGCATTTGCTCCCTCACGCTTATTTAGATGACATGCATTTCCCCATTTGTCACACATTCTCTTTGCTATATGTTCTTTTCTTATCACATTTTTATCTCCGCCACTTCCACATCGCTCTCTCTACTTCATCtcattcttctttttctcttcctctatcTCCCGACTATTTTCTGCTTCATTGCATCCCAACTGGCCCATTATCTATTTTCCTTCGGTTCTCATTTTCTTATTATCTCATACTATTACCACTCATTCAGCTGCACAAACCAAAGTAGTGCCTCACATTGTACCTTCTCCACCAGATATCAGGGATCAGGGCTACTTTTTAGAACAGTTGGAGCTACCCCTCTTTCCACGCTGAGAAGCATGTGTAGATTTGTGTTTAAATGTGTTCTACAGGAACCTGTCTATTTTTTCCTGTTATCGTTTTGCAAGTAGGCTGCAGCATATATGTCGGTAGTTTCCAAGCTTAACTTTTATCTTGGATCCTATATTCTGGCTTTCATGTTTGCTCGTTTAGCTAAAACAATATGGTGCACAGGAGAACAACTAGTTGGTTTTACTTTCACATTCTTTCATGTTTGCTCATTTAGCTAAAACAATATGGTGCACAGGAGAACCACTAGTTGGTTTTACTTTTACACATTGTTTGTCAGAAATCTGACATACCATTTTTTCCAGATAATTCGTGTCTATTATCCAGGCCTGCCAAGTCATCCAGAGCATCACATTGCCAAGCGTCAAATGACTGGTTTTGGTGGTGTTGTCAGTTTTGAGGTAGGGTCCATCTTATTTTGCATCATCAACATTTTGGTTTCATTAACTTGTTTGAGATTTGGTGCAGGTGGCTGGAGACTTGAACACCACGAAGAAATTTGTTGATTCTTTAAAGATACCTTACATTGCCCCTTCATTTGGAGGCTGTGAGAGTATAGTAGACCAACCTGCCATCATGTCTTACTGGTAATTTTACATGTCTACATTATTATTTTATAGTAGATCATGGAGCCAGAATTTGGACATTTAAAAGACACAGAAAATCTTCAAATTTTACAAAAAGATAAATCGGTATGTGGTTTCTAACTCATCTTCCCTGTGCAGGGACCTTAGCGGATCGGAAAGAGTAGCCAAATATGGTATCAAGGACAATCTGGTCAGGTTCAGTTTTGGGGTTGAGGGTTTTGAGGATCTGAAGGCTGATATCCTTCAGGCCTTGGAAAAGATCTAATTTGCATTATTGTATTGTGTTGTGAACCTGATCAAGCCATATGTGTGCTTTGCTTACATTAGTCCCCTAAATACTATTTGAGCTAGACTGGTCATGAAGATAAACAGCAATTTGCTATGTGTCTACTTCTATTTTTCATGCTTCGACATAATATCTTGCTGATGAATTACTTGTATGCAGTGTCAGTGTTAAGAATCTGCATGAAACATGACAGGTTTCTGATGCACTCAGGGAACCAAATCTTGCAGCATCAGATTGATGCAACCCTACAAGCATGCCATTGTCTCTTGCCGTTGATACAAGTACACTAGTTGACAAGGGAGATAACATCGTTCTGATCGACGCAAATTTTGCAAAGGTTGGGCGGTGTTGACCAAGTATAGTGTCGTTCCGACCTTTTCGAACGAGTATCGCATTGACCCGCAAAGATTGGATTAGCACGGTGTTGACCAAGTACAGTGTCGTCTTGTAAAGGTCGGGATGACGTCCACTGAGTACAACATCGTCTTGCAAAGATCGGGACGATGCCCACTGAGTACAACATCGTCTTGCAAACAAGATCTTTAGAGGGGTCGACGTCGGGAGCTCCTTTTCGATCCCGACCTTTGTGCATGGACCGGAGGCCAAGAAGTAGACGGTCAACCCAAGGAAGTCCCCGACTTTGAAACCAGAGCCCAAGCTCAATCCCGCCAGATTATGTTCGTCGTCGACCGAACGCCGACGTGGATGATCCTACGCACCCAGGCTTGAACCAAGCCATGCTACCTCGCTCTACCACGATGTAAAGGATCACTATCAACATCCTACGTGGTTGATATGACATTTTCATCTGGCTGACATCCTGATGAGGATGTTGACTCAACCGTAACTTGATAAATCGTTACTTTATAGCTTCATTGATGATCGAACAATGCATgtaattatttttgatatttacCAACTTCTCAACCTAATGGCGGATGCTTTAAATCACTCATTTGCTTCGATACTTAATTGAATCCTTATTGACTTAATTATCAGAGTGGTCTTGTCGGATAGGTCACGAGTTGGATCCCATACTTTTAACTAAGACGAACTTAGAAAGTGGACATTGATTGTCTACAAATCTCATACTTGAAAGTGCCCACAGAGGTCCCCCATGTCATGGAGCTCGTCGACGATGGTCGACCCGAGTGCCATGTGTGGCACACTCCTTAACCTGTAGATGCTGCCgagcattcttcttcttttcctaaaGTGGCCGTTTTGGAGATCCATACATGCATAAAATGCACAAAATCCTAAccaacaaaggaaaaaaaagaagataggaTATGAATAAGGTGGGGGATTAAGCTCACACGGTGTGCTCGAATCATCCAGAAGTATCCTATCATGTTGTTCTACGATGACGACGATATAATCAAATCGAAGTCAAGAAAAGTCCCATGATAGTGATCTAATCGAATCGATCATGAAACATCTTATAAATGGGACAGCCTATTAAATGGTAAATCATGTCTCGATGCTTCTTTATGTGTCGAAACACAATAGATGATAGGTGATAAGACAATCACCGGCATATCATCCCTATCTGATCGACACATCTTTTTTACTTTGCTAACATCCTACTCCCACTCAATTGACATGTTAGGTGAGACCTAATTTTATAAGACTAGTAGTATGACACCAATGAGGACGTCAACTTAGCCCTACGAGGTCAATCACATGCTACTAACGAAAAAATTGACTTAGCA encodes:
- the LOC135629092 gene encoding cystathionine gamma-synthase 1, chloroplastic-like; this translates as MAVSSTIYPAYFVSAAAGDRRTSDSGAHPRPEKLGSSSFLLGGAPRFSGLSSATILRFPPNFVRQLSTKARRNCSNIGVAQIVAASWSNSSQSFEAPRSAVSADAVVAPEVAAEDANLGAGGGSESRFVESPVGEAKVSAAVAKAAASLSSDGSLAVHAGERFGRGITTDAITTPVVNTSAYWFNNSDELIDFKEKRHASFEYGRYGNPTTQALEEKMSALERAESTLFVSSGMYASVAMLSSLVPAGGHIVITTDCYRKTRIFIENELPKMGISVTVIDPADIESLKISLDQNNVSLFFSESPTNPFLRCVDIELVSQLCHNKGVLVCIDGTFASPVNQKALTLGADLVLHSATKFIGGHNDVLGGCISGSEELISKISLHHHVIGGVLNPNAAYMILRGMKTLHLRVQNQNSTALRMAQFLEEHPKIIRVYYPGLPSHPEHHIAKRQMTGFGGVVSFEVAGDLNTTKKFVDSLKIPYIAPSFGGCESIVDQPAIMSYWDLSGSERVAKYGIKDNLVRFSFGVEGFEDLKADILQALEKI